The Paenibacillus sp. FSL R7-0345 DNA segment CTGATGGGTGCCGTTGATTTCAGTTCGCTGAGCAGCCCGCAGACGCCTTGGGTTCCGGATTTCACACAGCTGAACTTTATGGAATTTGACTGGGACGGCATCATGCACACCGGTATTGTATCCGCAATTGCCACCTTTACTTTTGTAGAGCTGTTTGATACCTTTGGCACACTGGTAGGTACTGCTGAGCGTGCTGGCATTATGAAGAACAAAGAAGAAGGTAAGAAACGTGTCGGAAATGCAATGTTCGTAGATGCTATCGCTGTAACAGGCGGCGCTATGCTCGGTACTTCCACTACTACTGCTTATGTAGAGAGTGCTGCCGGCGTTGCTGAAGGCGGACGCACAGGTCTGACTGCCGTAACTACCGGTGTCTGCTTCCTGCTTGCATTGTTCCTGGCCCCGGTTGTTGCCCTGATTCCAGGCTCGGCTACTGCTGCTGCCCTGATCGTTGTGGGTGTGCTTATGGCCCAGTCGATCCGCGAAATTGATTTTCAGGATATGGTTTATGCTATTCCAGCCTTCCTGACCTTTGCGATTATGCCTTTCACGTACAACATTGCTAACGGGATTTCGTTCGGTATCGTTACTTATGTAATTCTGGCTTGTGTAGCCAACCTGGCCGGCAAAAAGAAATATGATATTCACTGGATGATGTGGGTGCTGGCGGTTCTGATTGTTATGCGTTATATATTCTTCGGCAGCGCAGGCTAAGAACAACTCCCTTTACCCTTTTAATAGTACAGGATGACGGCTCCTTCAGAGATGAGGGAGCTGTTTTTTGTATATTCCGGCTTTCCGGTTCTTTTTGGTCTATTCCTGAACAAAGGACCGTCCCGGTCTTTCCATCATCCGGTATTTAGATTATATTGTTGAAGAGGTGATGTAAGTTGTCAGGCATCCTAAACAGGATCGTTAACTCCTGCAAAAGCAATCCCTGGCCGCTGCTGCTGTTCGTGCTGGGGGCAATTGTACGAATAGTATACATAGGCTCGGTTCCGCCCGGCTTGAATCAGGATGAGGCTTCCATCGGCTATGATGCTTACGCCATTCTGCATTACGGGATCGACCGCAACGGTGTTCATCTGCCAGTCCATCTTATAGCCTGGGGCAGCGGGCAAAATGCATTATATGCGTACCTGTCCATTCCTTTTCTGCTGCTGTTCGGCCTGACTCCGCTGTCGGTAAGGGCGCTGAGCGTTTTTATGGGGCTGGCCGGAATGTTTTTCTTCTATTTGATAATGAAACGGTTGTTCCCTTCCAGAGCGGCAGGCATAGCTGCCATGTTCTTTATAGCCATTAACCCGTGGCATATTATGATGTCGAG contains these protein-coding regions:
- a CDS encoding NCS2 family permease is translated as MNRFFKLKENGTTVRTEIMAGITTFMAMAYILSVNPGTLTAFGRIDMGWYSVFLATALAAGIFTIAMGLFINFPVALAPGMGLNAYFASVVLASQTTDHPFTWQMGLTAVFISGLIFILLTVTRVRQILLTAIPDSLKHAITVGIGLFITIIGLKNSGLMTIGVEAGSDIPANKFTDVLSFETVIHMGSLENTNVQLVIIGLLLIAILMVLQVRGAILFGILGTTLVAILMGAVDFSSLSSPQTPWVPDFTQLNFMEFDWDGIMHTGIVSAIATFTFVELFDTFGTLVGTAERAGIMKNKEEGKKRVGNAMFVDAIAVTGGAMLGTSTTTAYVESAAGVAEGGRTGLTAVTTGVCFLLALFLAPVVALIPGSATAAALIVVGVLMAQSIREIDFQDMVYAIPAFLTFAIMPFTYNIANGISFGIVTYVILACVANLAGKKKYDIHWMMWVLAVLIVMRYIFFGSAG